A region from the Chrysoperla carnea chromosome 4, inChrCarn1.1, whole genome shotgun sequence genome encodes:
- the LOC123298693 gene encoding uncharacterized protein DDB_G0290685-like: MKWFNSLVFTLTITSVLSGAYGAPQPGILGGIDDDIIKEELVKIQRTVPNIKELNVAAKVSVDGKNSEEDSKKDSKEGFKEDTKEDYTEDFKKDHVQPVLKITETARKNAEEVSNAVQDKFKILNNFNAGSTSVEEDSITNSRKEVGKVMGTESNDDSRKYFEENSKQNSKDGTRNESSDESERDARKYSEKNYSKDFKEIGENSKQEVFKTTGPVESGNNSQQEAKENTSEDVNGYSKFTEEGSRKDDGGNLKEDLSRYKENTSEHFKDNSEFTEKGSGKDDGDNLKEDLSRYKENTSEHFKDNSEFTEKGSGKDDGDNLKEDLSRYKQNTSEHFKDNSEFTEKGSGKDDGDNLKEDLSRYKQNTSEHFKDNSEFTEKGSGKDDGVFEEEAGKYSKKYCIEVDVIETVAKALYTLLEKLEDEEMGSAAI, translated from the exons ATGAAATGGTTCAACAGTTTAGTTTTTACATTAACAATTACCTcg gTACTGTCGGGTGCTTATGGTGCACCTCAACCCGGTATTTTAGGTGGTATTGATGATGATATAATAAAAGAAGAGCTAGTAAAAATTCAAAGAACTGTTCCCAATATTAAAGAACTAAATGTTGCAGCAAAGGTAAGTGTTGATGGAAAAAATTCCGAAGAAGATTCCAAAAAAGATTCGAAAGAAGGTTTCAAGGAAGATACCAAAGAAGATTACACTGAAGATTTCAAAAAAGATCATGTCCAAccggttttaaaaataacagaaaCGGCTCGTAAAAATGCCGAAGAAGTGAGTAATGCTGtacaagataaatttaaaatattaaacaattttaatgctGGATCAACGAGTGTGGAGGAAGATTCTATAACAAATTCCAGAAAAGAAGTCGGAAAAGTTATGGGAACAGAATCTAACGATGATTCCAGAAaatatttcgaagaaaattctaaacaaaattcCAAAGATGGTACCAGAAATGAATCCAGTGATGAATCCGAAAGAGATGCTAGAAAATATTCCGAAAAAAATTACAGCAAAGATTTCAAAGAGATCGGAGaaaattctaagcaagaggttttCAAAACTACAGGCCCCGTAGAATCCGGAAACAATTCGCAACAGGAGGCTAAAGAAAATACCAGCGAAGATGTCAATGGATATTCCAAATTTACCGAAGAAGGATCTAGAAAAGATGATGGGGGCAATTTGAAAGAAGATCTTAGCAGATATAAAGAAAATACCAGCGAACATTTCAAAGACAATTCCGAATTTACCGAAAAAGGATCTGGAAAAGATGATGGGGACAATTTGAAAGAAGATCTTAGCAGATATAAAGAAAATACCAGCGAACATTTCAAAGACAATTCCGAATTTACCGAAAAAGGATCTGGAAAAGATGATGGGGACAATTTGAAAGAAGATCTTAgcagatataaacaaaataccaGCGAACATTTCAAAGACAATTCCGAATTTACCGAAAAAGGATCTGGAAAAGATGATGGGGACAATTTGAAAGAAGATCTTAgcagatataaacaaaataccaGCGAACATTTCAAAGACAATTCCGAATTTACCGAAAAAGGATCTGGAAAAGATGATGGGG ttttcgAAGAAGAAGCcggaaaatattccaaaaaatattgtatagaaGTGGATGTTATTGAAACTGTTGCCAAAGCTTTATAtactttattagaaaaattagaagACGAAGAGATGG gtAGTGCTGCaatctaa
- the LOC123299146 gene encoding uncharacterized protein LOC123299146: protein MKWFNIFALVLAITVVLSCVQAAPRPDTADTPDTADTADTPDTSDTPETSDIPEALSNLIEGFKALKTVETAGKIVGGIGTGVLKTVETAGKIAGGIGNGVINTIGGAGKLAGNVAKEGAKIAGNVAKEGAKIAGNTVNTGLKVVGNAAKAEGKKVLMEVKQEVLQELVNCLNKTATVEDSIQASGETDCKIIYTLKSDENEAQ, encoded by the exons ATGAAGTGGTTCAATATTTTTGCTCTTGTATTGGCAATTACCGTG GTATTATCTTGTGTGCAAGCTGCACCCAGACCCGATACAGCCGATACTCCCGATACAGCCGATACAGCCGATACACCCGATACATCTGATACACCCGAAACATCCGATATACCCGAAGCATTATCTAATCTTATTGAAGGATTTAAAGCTCTAAAAACTGTAGAAACAGCTGGAAAAATTGTTGGTGGGATTGGAACTGGcgttttaaaaactgtagaaaCAGCTGGAAAAATTGCTGGTGGAATTGGAAATGGTGTTATAAACACTATAGGAGGAGCTGGAAAACTTGCTGGAAATGTAGCTAAAGAAGGAGCAAAAATTGCTGGAAATGTAGCTAAAGAAGGAGCAAAAATTGCTGGAAATACAGTCAATACAGGACTTAAAGTTGTTGGAAATGCAGCAAAAGCAGAAGGAAAAAAGGTTCTAATGGAAGTAAAACAGGAAGTACTTCAAGAACTAGTAAATTGCTTAAATAAGACAGCTACCGTAGAAGATTCTATTCAAGCATCTGGTGAGACAgattgcaaaattatttatactttaaaatctGATGAGAATGAAGCCCAATAA